GTGAGGTCAAAGTGTCGAAAGGCAGGAAGGGTCATGGCCCAGGGTAGCGGCCCCCACGAGAGGGGCACTATCCTCGGCCTGTGCCGGAGAAGTCCACCCCCCTGAGCTACCGCGAGGCCTACACCCGGCTCTCGCGCATCGCCGCCGAGCTGGAGACGGGGGAGGCCGACCTCGACCGCGTGCTGCCGCTGCTGGAAGAGGCGCGGGCCGCCTACGCCGCCTGCCGCGAGCGGATTGAGGCGGTGCGCGCGGTGCTGGCGGGCGACTGGGCCGACGCGGAAACGGGCCCCGAGGATGAAGACGACGAGGACGAGGTCATGGGAAACGGGGCGCGGGACGCCTCCG
This region of Deinococcus apachensis DSM 19763 genomic DNA includes:
- the xseB gene encoding exodeoxyribonuclease VII small subunit, whose product is MPEKSTPLSYREAYTRLSRIAAELETGEADLDRVLPLLEEARAAYAACRERIEAVRAVLAGDWADAETGPEDEDDEDEVMGNGARDASGDDPYADPF